The following is a genomic window from Oncorhynchus kisutch isolate 150728-3 unplaced genomic scaffold, Okis_V2 scaffold1223, whole genome shotgun sequence.
CTTCCTGTTATATAATTTAGGATCCTAACACATCCCAACACTTCCTGTTATATAATTTAGGGTCCTAACACATCCAAACACTTCCTGTTATATAATTTAGGATCCTAACACATCCAAACACTTCCTGTTATATAATTTAGGATCCTAACACATCCCAACACTTCCTGTTATATAATTTAGgatcctggggcggcagggtagcctagtgattcgagtgttggactagtaaccggaaggttgcaagttcaaacccctgagctgacaaggtacaaatctgtcgttctgcccctgaacaggcagttaacccactgttcctaggccgtcattgaaaataagaatttgttcttaactgcctagttaaataaaggtgaaaaaaaaagatagagggatagatggagagatggaaggatgtttTTAAAGTGTTCTGTACGTATCACATGTGAACAGTGGCCCGTCTATCACACCCTAGTGAAGGGAGagtctaacataaaggcctgcttTGTCCACAGCTCTGAACTGTGTGTCTGCTTattcagcaaacacacacacacaatgactgtCATTCCACAAGGCATTGTTTGACAGGGTAGTGCtaagtgcagtgtgtgtgtggtcattccTGTAGACATTGTTTGACAGGGCAGTGCTGTGTTAAAGAGAGAGAACTAAGATAGGTTTGTTGTTCAGACTAACATTTGGTCCTAAACTACAGCATATCTGGGAAAGACGGggagaaagatatatatatatatatatatctatagagggagagggagagagacagagagagagagatagagagagatgggggggagagagagagacagagagagagatagagagatatggggggagagagggagagagggagagagagaaggggggagggagggagagagggagagagagagagagagagacacagagagacagagacacagagagacagagacacagagagagagacatagagagagagacatagagagacagagagacagagagagaaatggggggttaagagaaagagagagagagacagcaaatgagagagagacttaacaacaggaagagaggagtagcTTGTATTCTGACAGGAAGTGTTGGGATGTGTTAGGATCCTAAATGATATAACAGGATGTGTTAGGATCCTAAATGATAACAGGAAGTGTTTGGATGTGTTAGGATCCTAAATTTGGATGTGTTAGGATCCTAAATGATAACAGGAAGTGTTAGGATCCTAAATTTGGATGTGTTAGGATCCTAAATGATAACAGGAAGTGTTAGGATGtgtaccactaggctaccctgccgccccatctaaccctcatctctctctctctctctctctcttaccttatAAACCCTTGtaatgaccttagatcagtgtaaTGATATGCAGTCTCTCTGGATAAACCATTttactgaccttagatcagtgtaaTGGGATGCAGTCTCTCTGGATAAACACTTttactgaccttagatcagtgtaaTGGGAGGCAgcaagtctctctggataaaagCTTCTGCTATATGGCATATTATTGTTATtaggatacagtatatcatcAGTGTCTGGGGTCAAAGGTCATCCTTCTATGTAAAGCAGTAGCTGGGTCGTTCCATCAAATGACTGCCTTTTGTCCCTATGAtgttttaagtagaaattgtgcaccaatattgaatttaaaATCCTGTTATATTCAAGCAATGTccttttaatatagaccacatggagaattcaatatcAGATGTTTAACGACCCTGCTACTGGAACAAACCTGCTACTGGAACAAACCTGCTACTGGAACAAACCTGCTACTGGAACAAACCTGCTACTGGAACAAACCTGCTACTGGAACAAACCTGCTACTGGAACAACCCTGCTACTGGAACACACCTGCTACTGGAACACACCTGCTACTGGAACACACCTGCTACTGGAACAACCCTGCTACTGGAACAAACCTGCTACTGGAACAAACCTGCTACTGGAACAAACCTGCTACTGGAACAAACCTGCTACTGGAACAAACCTGCTACTAGAACAAACCTGCTACTGGAACAACCCTGCTACTGGAACAACCCTGCTACTGGAACAAACCTGCTACTGGAACACACCTGCTACTGGAACAACCCTGCTACTGGAACAAACCTGCTACTGGAACAGCCCTGCTACTGGAACACAATaatctctctttcctactgaagtCTACACCTTCACTGCTCTCTTCACTCTTCACTGCTCTCATCTGAAAGCTATAGGTTGGTAGAGGCATGGGCTAGCTAGAGGAAGTTAACGCCCCTCTTCCAGCACACTTTGGGCGGAAGTAGAGAGAATTGGTGACTAACGGCCTTTCTGACGATCATTGTTCACAGTTTATTCACGGAGGAATAACGCGATACAACATCACCACCGTGTGGTCGCATCTACTCCATTGCACCAGCAGAAAGACAGGAAAGCGACCAACTGTGACGCAAATCACATGCGCAACAATCGAACCGGATGGACGTCATCACAACTCGACCAACGTTCATTGTTTTCGAGTAAAACAGCTTTTCGACCTCCGACACCGCCACAAGAAAAAAACAAGTTTTTAACAGTTTTTTTTGTGTAACTAACAAATACTTTATTAACTAATCACCGATAAAGAAATGAATAGTCGCCTACAGGAGATACGGGAAAAGCAGAAGCTGCGACGCCAGCTTCTAGCTCAACAGGTAGCTAGCTGTAGTTAGTTATACTAGCTGGGGAGCGTTGTCTTCTTGTTTttgattttattgatttattccacctttatttaacctggtcggccagttgagaacaatttctcatttacatctgaaaccctggccaagataaagcaaagcagttcgacacatacaacaacacagagttacacataaacaaacatacagtcaataatacagtagaaaaacaagtctatatacaatgtgagtgaaatgaggtgagataaggggagGTTACATGCTGGGCCACTAAAGACTTTAGCCTGGGGGAAGAGACATGTATGTATCTAGCTACATAACTACCATACCTTGTGAGTTGACTAACATTTGTAGCTAATGTAAACATGTAACGTTATGCTACGGTGTTTGGTTTAACTGAATAGGATTAGGTCAACAGGTAACGTTAGCTATTAGCATGACTTAACATGTCATTGACCTAGCACATCGTCTAAAGTGAGCCTCTAGTTAGCTATTAACTTGTTGTTAGTTAACAATCGGAGTTACTGTACATATTGTTGTTATTGACCTATTTTGTCTTATTTTGTGGCAGTGGAGTGATGCCAATTGACCTTGATTGAGTTGAGTGGAAAAAGCTAAACGTATATTAGTTAACCAACGCATGATAGTTGACCAAGTATCTTTTATCAACTCATAATAGTTACGTTTGCTAGCTATTGTTCGTCCGATATTTTAGTTACTGTTATGGCGTGAGAGCATTTTGTGCGTATGATTGTAGCTAAGAGACGGATCGCTTCTAGATGAACCATTATCTCTGTGCATTAGAGGCGTCTCTAACGTATGATCGTATCTAAGAGACGGATCGCGGATCGCTTCTAGATGAACCATTATCTCTGTGCATTAGAGGCGTCTCTGTGCATTAGAGGCGTCTCTAACGTAGGATCGTAGCTAAGAGACGGATCACTTCTAGATGAACCATTATCTCTGTGCGTCTCTAACGCCCAGAAAGCTCAGATTCAACATCCCATTATTTAACCAGCTCTGCAACCGTTCATGTCAAAATACGTTTATTGATTCACCAAATATGGAGTGTCGCTGAGCAACTGTCTTCATTTACTCCCGTTATGCCGGTGGATATACACTGACCTGACCTCCCAggtctgcccagtcatgtgaaatccatagattagggcctaaggaaTTTATTTCAATGTATTGATTACCTTATGaactaactcagtaaaaatcATTGAAGTTGTTATTACATACGTATAAGCTTTTTGTTAAGGATACGTCAGTTAAGaataattcttatttacaaaacgGCCAAATGcgcgccgccctacgggactcccgatCCGGCCAAATGCACGcagccctacgggactcccaatccgGCCAAATGCgcaccgccctacgggactcccaatccgGCCAAATGCatgccgccctacgggactcccaatccgGCCAAATGcacgccgccctacgggactcccaatccgGCCAAATGCacaccgccctacgggactcccaatccgGCCAAATGcacgccgccctacgggactcccaatccgGCCAAATGcacgccgccctacgggactcccaatccgGCCAAATGcacgccgccctacgggactcccaatccgGCCAAATGCatgccgccctacgggactcccaatccgGCCAAATGcacgccgccctacgggactcccaatccgGCCAAATGcgcgccgccctacgggactcccaatccgGCCAAATGctcgccgccctacgggactcccaatgcGGCCAAATGcacgccgccctacgggactcccaatccgGCCAAATGcacgccgccctacgggactcccaatccgGCCAAATGCACGCCGCCCTACGGGAATCCCAATCCGGCCAAATGcacgccgccctacgggactcccaatccgGCCAAATGcacgccgccctacgggactcccaatccgGCCAAATGctcgccgccctacgggactcccaatccgGCCAAATGcacgccgccctacgggactcccgatcacggccagatgtgatgcagcctggattcaaaccaggtactgcagtgatgcctcttgcactgagatgcagtgtcttagaccactgcgccattcGAGAGCCCAGGTTACACTGTTTCCATGAGGTGCCAAAGAGGATTATTTTTTAGATCGCTCCCGAATGACGCAGTGGTCTGagatactgcatctcagtgcaggttgggagtttactacagctcattacattctagttggcacctcatgtctacctcattactgccatgcaggttgggagtttactacagctcattacattctagttggcacctcatgtctacctcattactgccatgcaggttgggagtttactacagctcaatacattctagttggcaactcatgtctacctcattactgccatgcaggttgggagtttactacagctcaatacattctagttggcacctcatgtctacctcattactgccatgcaggttgggagtttactacagctcaatacattctagttggcacctcatgtctacctcattactgccatgcaggttgggagtttactacagctcaatacattctagttggcacctcatgtctacctcattactgccatgcaggttgggagtttactacagctcaatacattctgGTTGGCACCGCATGTttacctcattactgccatgcaggttgggagtttactacagctcaatacattctagttggcacctcatgtctacctcattactgccatgcaggttgggagtttactacagctcaatacattctagttggcacctcatgtctacctcattactgccatgcaggttgggagtttactacagctcaatacattctagttggcaactcatgtctacctcattactgccatgcaggttgggagtttactacagctcaatacattctgGTTGGCACCGCATGTttacctcattactgccatgcaggttgggagtttactacagctcaatacattctagttggcacctcatgtctacctcattactgccatgcaggttgggagtttactacagctcaatacattctagttggcacctcatgtctacctcattactgccatgcaggttgggagtttactacagctcaatacattctagttggcaccacatgtctacctcattactgccatgcaggttgggagtttactacagctcaatacattctagttggcacctcatgtctacctcattactgccatgcaggttgggagtttactacagctcaatacattctgGTTGGCACCGCATGTttacctcattactgccatgcaggttgggagtttactacagctcaatacattctagttggcacctcatgtctacctcattactgccatgcaggttgggagtttactacagctcaatacattctagttggcacctcatgtctacctcattactgccatgcaggttgggagtttactacagctcaatacattctagttggcaccGCATGTttacctcattactgccatgcaggttgggagtttactacagctcaatacattctagttggcaccGCATGTttacctcattactgccatgcaggttgggagtttactacagctcaatacattctagttggcacctcatgtctacctcattactgccatgcaggttgggagtttactacagctcaatacattctagttggcaactcatgtctacctcattactgccatgcaggttgggagtttactacagctcaatacattctgGTTGGCACCGCATGTttacctcattactgccatgcaggttgggagtttactacagctcaatacattctagttggcacctcatgtctacctcattactgccatgcaggttgggagtttactacagctcaatacattctagttggcacctcatgtctacctcattactgccatgcaggttgggagtttactacagctcaatacattctagttggcaccacatgtctacctcattactgccatgcaggttgggagtttactacagctcaatacattctagttggcacctcatgtctacctcattactgccatgcaggttgggagtttactacagctcaatacattctgGTTGGCACCGCATGTttacctcattactgccatgcaggttgggagtttactacagctcaatacattctagttggcacctcatgtctacctcattactgccatgcaggttgggagtttactacagctcaatacattctagttggcacctcatgtctacctcattactgccatgcaggttgggagtttactacagctcaatacattctagttggcaccGCATGTttacctcattactgccatgcaggttgggagtttactacagctcaatacattctagttggcaccGCATGTttacctcattactgccatgcaggttgggagtttactacagctcaatacattctagttggcacctcatgtctacctcattactgccatgcaggttgggagtttactacagctcaatacattctagttggcacctcatgtctacctcattactgccatgcaggttgggagtttactacagctcaatacattctagttggcacctcatctacctcattactgccatgcaggttgggagtttactacagctcaatacattctagttggcacctcatgtctacctcattactgccatgcaggttgggagtttactacagctcaatacattctagttggcacctcatgtctacctcattactgccttgcaggttgggagtttactacagctcaatacattctagttggcacctcatgtctacctcattactgccatgcaggttggcagtttactacagctcaatacattctagttggcaccGCATGTttacctcattactgccatgcaggtcggagtttactacagctcaatacattctagttggcacctcatgtctacctcattactgccatgcaggttgggagtttactacagctcaatacattctagttggcacctcatgtctacctcattactgccatgcaggttgggagtttactacagctcaatacattctagttggcacctcatCTACCTCATTACttgccatgcaggttgggagtttactacagctcaatacattctagttggcacctcatgtctacctcattactgccatgcaggttgggagtttactacagctcaatacattctagttggcacctcatgtctacctcattactgccatgcaggttgggagtttactacatCTCATTTATTTAGCCCTGTTTTGGAGGTAGATACCGGCTATAACTTGAGTAAATAAAGGCCATAGCGAATCTCCATATTTGGTGAATCAACTCATGTATTTTGGTGAATCAACTCATGTATTTTGGTGAATCAACTCGTGTATTTTGGTGAATCAACTCATGTATTTTGGTGAATCAACTCATGTATTTTGGTGAATCAACTCATGTATTTTGACATAACGAATGGGAGTATTAGTCGGAGTTGTTTTGTTTACATTCCGCACAGATACTGGTTCAGCTTGTAGCTAATCTTTGTATTGAACTAACTTGTCTGGTCCTCTCCTAGTTGGGAGCAAAGAGTGATAGTTAACTAGTAATGTTAGCTAAAATCTAACTTGTCTGTTCCTGTCCTAGCTAACATTAATAGCCAGCTAACTTGTCCGTTCCTGTCCTAGTTGGGAGCAGAGAGTGCGGACAGTATAGGCGCCGTTCTGAACAGCAAAGACGAACTGAAGGAGATTgaggagaccagagagacatacaggtacacacacagacacacactcacacacacacacacacacacacacacacacacacacacacacacacacacacacacacacaccacacacacacacacacacagacacacacagacacacacacacacactcacacacacacatacacacacacacacacacacacatacacacacactcacacacacacacacacacacactcacacacagacacacacacacacacacacacatacacacacacacacacacacacacacatacacacacacacacacacacacacacacacacacacacacacacactcacactcacacacagacacacacacacacacagactgctgttacaggtatacacacacacacacacacacacacagacactcacacacagacacacacacacacacactcacacacacacagacacacacacacacacacacacagactgctgttacaggtatacacacacacttccagcAATCATTGAGTGTTTCTCAATTCCTTGGGGACCACAGGAGTGCGCAcatttttgttccagcccagcccaATCACTTGGTTTAACTATTCCACAAATTGTGTATGTGTAGGGCATCGTTCGATGCTGCCGGGCCGAGCTCCAAGAGGAAGCctcaggtggagggagaggacacagaggaggACATTGAGGAGCAGAaggtaggaacacacacacgtcacTGAGAGAAACGTCTCTGTGATAGACTGGATCACTGAGAGGAACATCTCTGTGATAGACTGGATCACTGAGAGGAACGTCTCTGTGATAGACTGGATCACTGAGAGGAACGTCTCTGTGATAGACTGGGTCACTGAGAGGAACGTCTCTGTGATAGACTGGATCACTGAGAGGAACGTCTCTGTGATAGACTGGATCACTGAGAGGAACATCTCTGTGATAGACTGGATCACTGAGAGGAACGTCTCTGTGATAGACTGGATCACTGAGAGGAACGTCTCTGTGATAGACTGGGTCACTGAGAGGAACGTCTCTGTGATAGACTGGATCACTGAGAGGAACGTCTCTGTGATAGACTGGATCACTGAGAGGAACGTCTCTGtaatagactgtgtgtgtgtgtgtgtgtgtgtgtgtgtgtgtgtgtgtgtgtgtgtgtgtgtgtgtgtgtgtgtgtgtgtgtgtgtgtgtgtgtgtgtgtgtgtgtgtgtgtgtgtgtgtgtgtgtgtgtgtgtgtgtaggaagagTTGGAGATGCAGCTGCCAGATGAGAGCAACCCTTATGAGGAGGTCTACAAGGACTCTACCACCTTCCTGAaggtaacacatacacacaccacatttacacacacacacacaccacatacacacctctcactacacaccacatttacacacacacaccacatacatgtCAACACTGTTGTTATAGgttaactgtctgtctgtatcagggTACGCAGAGTCTGAACCCCCATAATGACTACTGTCAACACTGTTGTTATAggttaactgtctgtctgtctgtatcagggTACCCAGAGTCTGAACCCCCATAATGACTACTGTCAACACTGTTGTTATAggttaactgtctgtctgtctgtctgtatcagggTACCCAGAGTCTGAACCCCCATAATGACTACTGTCAACACTGTTGTTATAggttaactgtctgtctgtctgtatcagggTACCCAGAGTCTGAACCCCCATAATGACTACTGTCAACACTGTTGTTATAggttaactgtctgtctgtctgtatcagggTACCCAGAGTCTGAACCCCCATAATGACTACTGTCAACACTGTTGTTATAggttaactgtctgtctgtctgtctgtatcagggTACCCAGAGTCTGAACCCCCATAATGACTACTGTCAACACTGTTGTTATAggttaactgtctgtctgtctgtatcagggTACCCAGAGTCTGAACCCCCATAATGACTACTGTCAACACTGTTGTTATAggttaactgtctgtctgtctgtctgtatcagggTACCCAGAGTCTGAACCCCCATAATGACTACTGTCAACACTGTTGTTATAGgttaactgtctgtctgtatcagggTACCCAGAGTCTGAACCCCCATAATGACTACTGTCAACACTGTTGTTATAggttaactgtctgtctgtctgtctgtatcagggTACCCAGAGTCTGAACCCCCATAATGactactgtcaacactttgtCGACACCGGACACCGACCACAGAACTTCATCAGAGACGTCGGTACGACAGTGTATCTGTaatctgtgtgtatctgtaatctgtgtgtgtaatctgtgtgtaaactgtgtctgtgtgtaatctgtgtctgtgcgtgtaaTCTGTGTGTCTGTAATCTGTGTGtaaactgtgtctgtgtgtaatctgtgtctgtgtgtgtaatctgtgtgtgcgtgtagtctgtgtgtgtgtaatctgtttctgtgtgtgtaatctgtgtgtttcaggtctgGCAGACCGGTTTGAAGAGTATCCTAAACTCAGAGAGCTGATCAGACTGAAGGATGAACTGATCTCAACCACCAACACCCCCCCCATGTAGGTCCCAGTCATTTAAACCCCCCATCTAGGTCCCTGTCATTTACCCCCCCATCTAGGTCCCTGTCATTTAACCCCCCCCATCTAGGTCCCAGTCATTTAACACCCCCATCTAGGTCCCAGTCATTTAACACCCCATGTAGGTCCCAGtcatttaaccccccccccatgTAGGTCCCAGTCATTTAACCCCCCCATGTAGTCCCAGTCATTTACCCCCCCCATGTAGGTCCCAGTCATTTACCCCCCCATGTAGGTCCCAGTCATTTACCCCCCCATGTAGGTCCCAGTCATTTAACCCCCCATGTAGGTCCCAGTCATTTACCCCCCCATGTAGGTCCCAGTCATTCACCCCCCCATGTAGGTCCGTCATTTACCCCCCCCATGTAGGTCCCAGTCATTTAAACCCCCCCCCATGTAGGTCCCAGTCATTTACCCCCCCATTTAGGTCCCAGTCATATAACCCCCACCATGTAGGTCCCAGTCATATAATCCCCCATGTAGGTCCCTGTCATTTAACCCCCATGTAGGTCCCAGTCATTTAAAACCCCCCCATGTAAGGTCCCAGTCATATAATCCCCCATGTAGGTCCCAGTCATTTAACCCCCCCCATGTAGGTCCAGTCATTTAAACCCCCCCATGTAGGTCCCAGTCATTTAACCCCCCATGTAGGTCCCAGTCATTTAACCCCCATGTAGGTTCCAGTCATGTATCCCCCATGTAGGTCCCAATCATATAACCCCCC
Proteins encoded in this region:
- the LOC116365354 gene encoding N6-adenosine-methyltransferase non-catalytic subunit-like, producing the protein MNSRLQEIREKQKLRRQLLAQQLGAESADSIGAVLNSKDELKEIEETRETYRASFDAAGPSSKRKPQVEGEDTEEDIEEQKEELEMQLPDESNPYEEVYKDSTTFLKGTQSLNPHNDYCQHFVDTGHRPQNFIRDVGLADRFEEYPKLRELIRLKDELISTTNTPPMYLQADPEHFDLRDLKTKFDVILLEPPLEEYYRESGIPHTERYWNWDD